One region of Acidimicrobiales bacterium genomic DNA includes:
- the radA gene encoding DNA repair protein RadA: MPRQRTVFRCTDCGAEAPRWAGRCGTCGEWNTLIEEISTPVAAPTGSSATAPVALTDVPGQGATPAPTGISELDRVLGGGLVPGSVTLLGGEPGIGKSTLLLQALADMARAGRRCLLVSAEESPAQVRRRAERLSALIPGVWLVGETSLGGIRAAIAEVSPDVVVVDSIQTVWDAEIDSSPGSIAQVRGCAQVLVTLAKSGGPAIVLVGHVTKEGALAGPRVLEHMVDTVLSFDGDRHHALRLLRAVKHRFGSTGELGLFEMTASGLEGVEDAGGLFLADRRSNVPGSVVFPVMEGQRPLLVEIQALEMKTTLPTPRRSASGYDASRLSLLLAVLEKRAGVRLSNRDVYVSVAGGVRVGDPGADLAVCIALASAVTARPVGSGLVVIGEVGLGGEVRQVAHAARRLAEAARLGFETAVVPPSTPKSPGISTLHVTSLVDAIERSLGEQAARPELRLVGSAGD, encoded by the coding sequence ATGCCTCGTCAGCGAACGGTCTTCCGGTGCACCGACTGCGGGGCGGAAGCGCCCCGATGGGCGGGCCGCTGCGGGACTTGCGGCGAATGGAACACGCTCATCGAAGAGATTTCCACTCCGGTGGCGGCTCCAACCGGTTCATCTGCGACAGCTCCGGTCGCGCTGACCGACGTACCAGGCCAAGGCGCCACGCCGGCGCCCACGGGGATCTCCGAGTTGGACCGGGTTCTCGGGGGAGGGCTGGTCCCGGGATCGGTGACCTTGCTGGGGGGCGAGCCTGGGATCGGGAAGTCGACTTTGCTCCTGCAGGCTTTGGCAGACATGGCTCGCGCCGGGAGGCGATGCCTGTTGGTTTCGGCAGAGGAGTCGCCGGCGCAAGTCCGCCGGCGGGCGGAACGGCTGAGCGCCCTCATCCCCGGGGTGTGGCTGGTCGGCGAGACCTCGTTGGGGGGAATCCGGGCCGCCATCGCAGAGGTGAGCCCCGACGTGGTCGTCGTCGATTCGATCCAGACCGTCTGGGACGCGGAAATCGATTCATCCCCCGGATCGATCGCACAGGTGCGCGGGTGCGCGCAGGTGCTGGTGACGTTGGCAAAGTCGGGCGGACCGGCGATTGTCCTCGTGGGTCATGTGACCAAGGAGGGCGCGCTCGCGGGACCTCGTGTTCTTGAACACATGGTCGACACCGTTCTGTCATTCGACGGGGATCGCCACCACGCATTGAGGCTGCTCCGAGCCGTCAAGCACCGCTTCGGATCAACGGGCGAACTGGGCCTGTTCGAGATGACCGCATCAGGTTTGGAGGGTGTCGAAGACGCGGGAGGACTCTTTCTTGCCGACCGGAGATCGAACGTCCCCGGTTCGGTCGTGTTCCCAGTTATGGAGGGCCAGCGGCCGTTGCTCGTCGAGATCCAGGCACTGGAGATGAAGACCACATTGCCCACCCCTCGCCGTTCCGCGTCAGGCTACGACGCAAGCCGGCTGTCACTGCTCCTGGCTGTCCTGGAGAAGCGAGCCGGCGTACGCCTGTCGAACCGCGACGTCTATGTGTCAGTCGCGGGTGGGGTCCGGGTGGGAGATCCAGGGGCCGACCTTGCGGTGTGCATCGCGCTCGCGTCGGCGGTTACGGCTCGACCGGTCGGGAGCGGATTGGTGGTAATCGGAGAAGTCGGGCTCGGAGGCGAGGTCCGCCAGGTCGCTCACGCGGCACGCCGGCTGGCCGAAGCCGCCCGGCTCGGTTTTGAGACCGCAGTTGTTCCGCCGAGCACCCCGAAGAGCCCAGGAATCTCTACGTTGCACGTGACCTCGTTGGTGGACGCGATCGAGCGATCGCTCGGCGAGCAGGCCGCTCGGCCCGAGCTTCGCCTGGTTGGTTCGGCCGGCGACTGA